Proteins from one Silurus meridionalis isolate SWU-2019-XX chromosome 3, ASM1480568v1, whole genome shotgun sequence genomic window:
- the grtp1b gene encoding growth hormone-regulated TBC protein 1b: MNLQVDYDSTEGDISNGNLSVDKYGFEHSEDFNPESYEIIMSEYLPVLTRRSEKWSQLLKENTKVQKNLKVKRYVRKGIPNKHRTMIWMASSGAQEHLQMNPGYYHSLLKIQHDPMLEESIRTDLHRTFPDNIQFHDSSQPCLLTALFNVLLAYGHHNKDVGYCQGMNFIAGYLLIITKDEEKSFWLMDALLGKILPDYYTPTMLGLKTDQDVLGELVKAKVPAVWQAMTQHNVMWGLVVSRWFICLYIDVLPMETVLRIWDCLFYEGSKILFRVALTLIRHHQKLILEGQNFPDICECFKRITHGEFVENCHAFMQNIFKEPGSLSTATVTKLREICRERIQAQDSG; this comes from the exons ATGAATCTCCAGGTGGATTATGACTCTACTGAAGGTGACATTTCCAATGGCAACCTGag TGTCGACAAGTATGGATTTGAGCATTCTGAAGATTTTAACCCTGAATCCTATGAGATAATTATGTCTGAGTATTTACCTGTGCTCACCAGAAGATCAGAAAAGTGGTCACAGCTTTTAAAAGAGAACACTAAAGTGCAAAAGAATCTGAAAG TAAAGAGGTATGTGAGGAAAGGTATCCCAAACAAACACCGTACTATGATCTGGATGGCTTCCAGTGGCGCACAGGAGCATCTGCAGATGAACCCTGGTTATTACCACTCTCTTTTGAAAATTCAACATGACCCTATGCTGGAGGAGTCAATACGCACTG ACTTACACAGAACTTTCCCAGACAACATTCAGTTCCATGACTCCTCCCAGCCTTGTTTACTGACGGCTCTGTTTAATGTTCTTTTGGCATACGGACACCACAACAAGGATGTAGGATACTGTCAG GGAATGAACTTCATTGCAGGATACCTCCTTATTATAACTAAAGATGAGGAAAAGTCTTTCTGGTTAATGGATGCTTTGCTGGGAAAAATCTTACCTG ATTACTACACACCCACAATGCTGGGCTTAAAGACAGACCAGGATGTTCTTGGGGAGCTGGTGAAGGCTAAAGTGCCTGCAGTGTGGCAAGCCATGACTCAGCACAATGTGATGTGGGGTCTGGTGGTGTCAAGGTGGTTTATTTGCCTTTACATTGACGTCCTTCCCATGGAG ACAGTGCTACGAATATGGGATTGCCTGTTCTATGAGGGCTCCAAGATCCTCTTCCGTGTGGCCCTCACTTTGATTCGTCATCATCAGAAACTTATTTTAGAGGGGCAAAATTTTCCAGACATTTGTGAGTGTTTCAAACGGATCACACATGGGGAGTTTGTAGAGAACTGCCATGCATTCATGCAG aaTATCTTTAAGGAGCCTGGAAGTCTTTCTACAGCAACAGTAACTAAACTCAGAGAAATATGTCGAGAACGCATACAAGCTCAGGATTCTggatga
- the commd6 gene encoding COMM domain-containing protein 6, whose product MELSTDVAVVENIAKLPSEVFEETCHEILLHLEGKCSAVDVVENYQKCQKAGIQLDCKAVQDIIRLLSFHFRSAAKTNLTADGLVAKLGECNMKWSKSALQVVHQLWTDHGSLVQAHQELQAVASIGQLVDIQWKLGMAVSSDTCRSLNSPYISVLMKIADTSGEISYKSFEMTVLQFQNFYRQFKEIASVLETV is encoded by the exons ATGGAGCTGTCAACTG acgTGGCTGTGGTTGAGAACATTGCAAAACTGCCATCAGAAGTGTTTGAAGAAACA TGTCATGAGATCCTGCTTCATCTTGAAGGAAAATGCAGTGCAGTAGATGTGGTTGAAAATTACCAG AAATGTCAAAAAGCTGGGATACAACTTGACTGTAAAGCTGTTCAGGATATTATTAGGCTGCTGTCATTTCATTTTAG GTCTGCCGCGAAGACTAACCTCACTGCAGATGGTCTGGTTGCTAAATTAGGAGAGTGTAATATGAAATGGTCCAAATCTGCTTTACAAGTCGTGCACCAGCTGTGGACAGATCATGGCTCTCTTGTACAAGCACACCAGGAGTTGCAGGCTGTGGCCAGCATTGGTCAG CTGGTAGACATCCAGTGGAAGCTGGGGATGGCAGTAAGCTCCGACACATGTCGCTCGCTCAACTCCCCGTACATCTCTGTCCTGATGAAAATCGCAGACACATCTGGAGAGATTTCCTACAAGTCTTTTGAGATGACAGTTCTTCAGTTCCAG aatttctACAGACAATTCAAAGAAATTGCTTCTGTTTTGGAAACTGTGTAA